The Henningerozyma blattae CBS 6284 chromosome 9, complete genome DNA segment TTGAAATCGTAACTCTTTACAATAGCTGGTTAATGTTAagatatttgaaatataatttactaattttttacgtgtatcatttttattggggaaaaattttgatagaTATGAATCAATGTAATTCATTGATGATGGAATCACATTTAAGAAatactttaataaatcGTGATGATGGCTTGTACTGGAATTAGGCAGTATGAAATTCGATATCAGATTCATCGATATATCTTGCCACCATTTTGGTATACTCGAACATAAAATcctaataaaatatatatatttacttAGAATCGCAGTGGGTAATTCCCACCATTTTTCTAAAGTTATGATCGACTGAATAATTGTATTAGCTTTGGATGTATCTAATTTGGTAATATTATTGGACAAAACTTCCAATAATATACTCAAATTTGATTCACTTATCCTATCTGAATCCTTAGCTGATAGATTAATTTGtgaagatattaaatttatttgagtTGGGTCATTCTagtttaaaataaatacaagATAACTGATTGaatgaagaaataataaaattaacgAAATATTCCAATACTGAATTTATTTCgttaattattttcatcaaatttTGTCGTAGTCATcccaaaaaaattgttagtaaaaaatttattctcatcacaaaaataaaacagaaGTCGAGAGGAAGAGAGGAAATGATTGTTAAGACCAAATAAAATTCGAATAAACTTCTAACTTCtcaataacaaaaaataacatACCTTATCAAGATCATCAAGTGCTGATTTAACAACTCTCTTATACATATCTAAAGCAAATTTCTCATCGCCCAAAGTTGTTTGatttgaatcattattgttaattttaaCTTTAATGCTTGACTTTTTAATTCCATTCTCATCGGAATCAGATGAAGGGAACATTGTTACTTGATCTGAGAATTCAACCTTATGTTTCTTTGttaaattcatattttcaACAATATCCTGTGGTGCTGGCCGTTTTGAGCTATTTTCAAAAGCTAGCATATCTggtttcttattattagattcttcaattttgtccaaagaaaaaaattttttttcgaaTTACTTAGTTCTAAAGttacaaatatttcttgaaattcaaaaggTGGTTATGGCTCGATGAGGGTTGAATATGCTAtcatatattatataaataaccacaatctttaaaattcaatgaatatttaagttaaatttatgttatttgtttttcGTACGTTTAGAAAATACAAAGTATACAACTATATGAATGTATGAATTAATATCGATGATATACGTTGAATACGATTCAGTTTAGGAGTTtcagaaaatgataaatcgagaatgaaaaaaaattaaaaaaaaagaataaaaaaagaaaaaaaaaggtaatCAATTAATCAGAAAAATCTTGCAAATACATATCTCATCAAATATCCgtttcttaaatatttaaaatatttcattttttttacagtCAGGGTAATACAAgggaaaaattttcaaagaCCGGGTAAACAAAAAATCTTCAGAATGTTCCAAAACCGTCATTAATTCACGAATACGGAATTGTCAAAACAAAGGACTATTTAAATTAGTAGTATTAACGGGTAAAAATGATAACACACAATTCAGATTTATGAATACTGAAAAGGTTAGAGACTAATAGTAAcctatttataaaaaaagtatgTAGAGGTAATATAAAGGCTATATCGtaaaatatgatttataaaaagaatgacaaaataaaaagatcCGCGCACAAGGCAAAATGCCAGTCACGATCTTATGATGTGAAAGGGTATATGACGTGAATGCTtatgttgaaaaaaataaaaaaagaactaGTGATTGGCGTCTCTTAGAAAAGTAACGTTTTTATAGATGTCTTGTATTGTcgttgctgttgttgttttttgtttttttgatattttgattttttatgCTTTGAGAAGGGCTGGGCATGAAAAGTTAATGTGTATCTACTAAATGGAAATGAGATAAGTAAAACTgtattatttcatttaaaagatttgtAGTATGTGTTGGcaatgttttatttttttttataaactACCTAATACTTCTGCCTTGAACCATTGAGCTGCCTAATTGTTCATTACCAACGTAAGTCCAACCACCGAATTGTTTTTGAACACTTTCACTCAAGTATTCATCGACAACACTATCGATTGGTTTCTCCCTTGTAAATTCTTGATCAAAGTTCGATGTATCAGCAGCACTACTGACAGGAGGTTTGTAAGGTGGAATATAGCCTTTCATCATTAATCTCTTCCAGGACAATTGGCTGAAAAATGGATGGCTTTTAATTTCTGAAGCACCATTGTAGCCTAATCTTCTCTTTGGATCACGACTTAATAAGCCAATTAATAGATCCTTAGCATCTCTATCAAACCCATCTGGGAAACGTAATGGTTCTTGCAAAATCTTCTTATACATCTTTGGTATATCTTCGTCATAATAAGGAGGTAACCCAGTCAACATTTCATAAAGAAGAACCCCCAAAGTCCACCAATCAACTACTTTTGAATAGCCTTGacctaataataattcaggGGCCAAATATTCTGGCGTACCACAGAAAGTATCAGTTTTGTCTTTATCCttcatatttaatttacaaaGACCGAAATCACATAGGGCAATATGACCTTGATAATCTAATAGAATATTTTCAGGTTTTAAATCACGGTAAATGACATCTAATTTATGTAGAGTTTCTAATGCACATAATAATTCTGCAGTATAGAATCTTGCTCTTGATAAATCAAATCTACCTTCTCTTTGTAAATGATAAAACAATTCACCACCATTAATACAAGCCAGGACTAAGTATAATTTTTCGGGAGATTGGAAAGAGAATTTTAGAGGGACAATGAAAGGACAATCTACTCTTGCCAATACAGTTCTTTCTGCCAGAGTATGAGTGACTTCTGATTTGGAAACGATATAAGCCTTTCTAATAGCTTTTAAAgcataaattttttgagtGTCCTTTTTACGAACCTGCATGACTTTACCGAATGAACCTTTACCGataacttttaataaatcaaaatcttcAATGGATAAaggtttatttttagatggTTTATAATCAATAGAGATATTAATCTTACCTAAACCTTTTTCTAGAGTAATCCAATGATGATTATATAATCTAATGTTGGCTGCAGaatctatttttaaatttattggtAATAAACAAGAATCCAAATGAATATcttgatttgaattaactttttccaataattcttttaaattttcattttgtttACACATTTCAATTTGCCAAGTTTTGGAAGGTAATAAAATAGATGGGATTCTTGCGAATACatctattttcaaaaatggtAATTTTCTAGTGACATCAAAAGTggaaattttattgaaagttGGCTGAGTCATTGTACCATATTCTGGTTCGATAGTGGCTACAGTATTATCGAATTCTATTGTGAAATATAACAAAGGATTCAAAGTTTCAGAACCAGGTAGCATTATTGTCGAAGGGATATATTTTGGACAAATGTCACcttcaattaatatttcatctgaattatttgaatctgatgttaaattcaaatgatttatttgtGATATTAAATCATCTACTTCTTTAGACATACTCGTATGTTGAGAAGAAACACCTGAACCTAACAATTTGGATAAGATTTGCTGATTTGAAGTAATAGGGAAAGGTAAAACAAACCCAGACCCACCATACACTTTAATGGTCATCATCCCTGAACTTgcagtattattattgaatccACTTGGATGACTGTTATTCAATTgagaattttcatttgatgCTTgcttttgttgttgttgcttCAACAATTGTTTTTGTTCTTCGATATTTATATCATTGGAAGATGGTTTACCATTATAATCATTGTTCATGTTACCATTGGCAGTagatatattat contains these protein-coding regions:
- the YPK1 gene encoding serine/threonine protein kinase YPK1 (similar to Saccharomyces cerevisiae YPK1 (YKL126W) and YPK2 (YMR104C); ancestral locus Anc_2.446), translated to MYSWKLSSKFKFGKNKDKSSRDSSELSPSQNHSSSASNSTNNSNSNSVSNSPHINSHHQKTNSNGGNFNFHNDMTNSNSQMNMNSGDEDDIDRKETIVQGTMAPVRHSQDASSSSTASVSVRNSTHSGLSSSNTNVTSTANTTVNGGNNNISTANGNMNNDYNGKPSSNDINIEEQKQLLKQQQQKQASNENSQLNNSHPSGFNNNTASSGMMTIKVYGGSGFVLPFPITSNQQILSKLLGSGVSSQHTSMSKEVDDLISQINHLNLTSDSNNSDEILIEGDICPKYIPSTIMLPGSETLNPLLYFTIEFDNTVATIEPEYGTMTQPTFNKISTFDVTRKLPFLKIDVFARIPSILLPSKTWQIEMCKQNENLKELLEKVNSNQDIHLDSCLLPINLKIDSAANIRLYNHHWITLEKGLGKINISIDYKPSKNKPLSIEDFDLLKVIGKGSFGKVMQVRKKDTQKIYALKAIRKAYIVSKSEVTHTLAERTVLARVDCPFIVPLKFSFQSPEKLYLVLACINGGELFYHLQREGRFDLSRARFYTAELLCALETLHKLDVIYRDLKPENILLDYQGHIALCDFGLCKLNMKDKDKTDTFCGTPEYLAPELLLGQGYSKVVDWWTLGVLLYEMLTGLPPYYDEDIPKMYKKILQEPLRFPDGFDRDAKDLLIGLLSRDPKRRLGYNGASEIKSHPFFSQLSWKRLMMKGYIPPYKPPVSSAADTSNFDQEFTREKPIDSVVDEYLSESVQKQFGGWTYVGNEQLGSSMVQGRSIR